A region of the Roseobacter denitrificans OCh 114 genome:
TCGTTCATGGAGCTCAGCAGGTCGGCATGTTTTGCACGCTCTTCGATGAAATAGGCCTGCAGCTCATCACCGGTCAGGAAGTCCGCCATCAGGGCTTTTTCCTGCGTGTATGTCTGCCACTCTTCCGAGGCGGCGAGGTTTTCAAACATCTTTGTGTAATAAGCAACCGCTGCCGGATCCATGCCTTTGGGAGCTACGAAGGAACGCTGCATCCAATAGACCAGATCATGGCCCAACTCTCCCATGGTGGGCGTGTCGGGAAAGACCGAAATCCGCTCGGGCGTGAAGGCCGCGATGGGGCGTACCTTGCCCGCATTGTAAAAACCGAGCGCTTCGGAGGGGTTGTTCACGGAACTGTCGATGTGCCCACCGACAAGGTTCTTGGCAACATCGCCGCCACCTTTGAAGGGCACGTATGTGACTTCGATCCCGAATTCCTTCTCAAGCATCGCCGTGACGAGGCTGTCTTCCTGGCCTGTGCCGGTGCCGCCCATTTTCCATGTGCCACCCGCGTCCTTGACCGCAGCCACATAGTCATCCAGCGTTTTGATGTCGCTGTCGGCGTTTACCCAGAGCACGAATGTGTCGAGCGCCATACGCGCCACTGGCGTGAACTCTTCGATATCGACACCGATGTCCGTGCGCAGGGGGGTTGTGTAATAGCTGTTGAGCGTCGCCATGATGACATGGTTGTCGCCTTCTTTGTCCTTGAGATAGCGCAGCGCTTCAGCGCCGGACCCGCCGCCCTTGTTCACCGGCAGGATCGGCATGGAGGCAAGGTTTTCCTTTTGGATGATCGACTGGAACAGACGCGCCAGACGGTCCGCACCACCACCCTGACCGGCCATGATGACCATCTCGACCGGTTTTTGCGGCTTCCAGTCGCCAGCGATGGCGGGGGCTGCCGTCATCAGCGCCGCGGTGGCTGCCATGGCGAGCGCGATACGCCGTGTAAATCTGTTAGTCATGTAGTGTCCTCCCTAAGACCAAACGGGGCATGCACCCCTTATGAAAGCGTTGAGAAAGGCTGTCGCGTACCTTACCTGACGAAGCTACATAGACCCGCGAAATATTATTTCACGAAAATACGTGTTCGGATGTTAATTATTGCATTAACGAAATTATTTCTTGTAAACTTGTTAATATGAGTAAAACACTTGTCGGACCGCAGTTGCGACAACTCAGGCGGTCGTTTAATCACACGCAGGCAGAAATGGCGCGCCAGCTTGGTGTCTCCGCCGCCTATATCAACCTGCTTGAGAACAACCAGCGCAGCCTGTCCGTCAAGATGTTGATGGAACTGACCGAAAGCTACGGCATTGATTGGCGCAGCCTGGTCAATGACAGCGAAATCACGCATCTGGCCGATCTGCGCACAGCGGTGCGCGACCCGATTTTCGAAGGCGATACGCCGGATTTACAGGAAATGCGCGCAGCGCTGGACCATGCGCCCAAACTGGTCGATCTGTTTTTGCAGCTTTATCGCAATCACGCGAAACTGCGCGACAACATGCGCAGTGTCACCGCAGCCGGTGGCGTTGCGGAGATGATGGTGACCTCGCCGGAAACGGCGATCTATGATTTTTTTCGCAACCACGCCAATTATTTCAGCGATCTCGAACTGGCGGCGGATTCGGCCCGCAGTGCTGTGGGTGGGCGGCAGGACGACATTTACGGCAACCTCAAACGGCACCTCAAAAATGCCTTTGGTATTGAGGTGGAGATCATGGGTGTGGACAAGATGCCCGAGGCCCTGCGCATTTTCGCCGAAGATCAGGGGCGCGTTGAGCTTTCCGAGGCGCTGGATCAGATCAACCGGAATTTCCAGCTGGCCCATGTTCTGGCGCTGGTCAGCTGTGCGGGATTGCTGGATAAGTTATCCGCCAGCGCGCAAATTCCGACGCAAAAGGGTCAGGCGCGTTGCCGGGTGGAACTGGCCAACTACTTCGCCGCGGCCTTCATGATGCCCTATGACGATGTGCTGCGGGTCGCACGAGACACGCAGTATGACATAGACCGGATCGCGACCACCTTTGGCGTGTCCTTTGAGCAAGCGTGCCAACGGCTCACCACGCTACAACGCAAGGGGGCGCAGGGCGTACCGTTTTTCTTTTTGCGCACCGATACATCGGGCAATGTGACGAAACGCTTCAATGCCACCGCCTTCACCCTTGCGGAGCAGGGCGGTTCCTGTCCGGTATGGAACATCCACAGCGCCTTCATCTCGCCGGGGCGTATCGTGGCGCAAATGGTCGAACTGCCGGATGCCGGGCAGTTTTTCACCATCAGCCGCACCTCAGACCGGCCTGTGGTCAGTCGCCACACGCCGGACCGGCGGCGCGTTGTGACCTTGGGGTGCGAACGCGCGCATGTGGATCAGATCGGCTATGCGGCCCCGCTGAACATCGAAGACCGTGCCAACATCGCTAAAATCGGCATCAACTGTCACATTTGCCCGCGTCAGGCCTGTTCGGAACGCGCGCATGAGCCCTTGCATGTCAACCTGCCGGTGGATGCCAACCGGCGCGGCTCCACCCGGTACGAAAGTTGACAGAACCGGGCTGGGTACAAAAAAAGCCCCGGCGATGTCGCGCGCCGGGGCTTTTTCAGCGGTCAATTCGTGGCTCAGGCCAGAATTTTGTTCAGAACCTGTGACGGTCGCATCACGGCAGCGGTCTTGGCGTCATCGGTGTGAAAATAGCCACCGATGTCGGCAGGCGCGCCCTGTACTTTGGCAAAATCAGCCACAATCGCGGCCTCATTCTCGGCCAGTGCCGCTGCGATGGGCGCAAAACTGGCTGCAAGTTCCGCATCGTCGGTCTGCGCGGCCAGTGCCTGCGCCCAATAGAGCGCAAAATAGAAGTGGCTGTCGCGGTTGTCGGGCTGACCAACCCGGCGGCCGGGTGATTTGTTGTGATCCAGAATGCCTTGGGTCGCCACGTCTACGGCCTTTCCGAGCACGCGGGCCTTTTCGTTGCCTTTGACGTCTGCCAGAAACTTCAGGCTTTCCCCCAAGGCGCAGAATTCACCAAGGCTGTCCCAGCGCAGGTGGTTTTCCTCGACCAGTTGCTGCACGTGCTTTGGGGCTGACCCACCTGCACCGGTCTCAAACAGACCACCGCCCTGCATCAGTTTCACGATCGACAACATCTTGGCCGATGTGCCCAACTCAAGGATCGGGAACAGGTCCGTCAGATAGTCGCGCAGCACGTTGCCGGTGACGGCAATGCTGTTTTCGCCCTTGGCAATGGTTTCAAAGGACAGGCGTGTGGCCTCGCGGGGGGCGAGGATCTGGAATTTGTCGGTGGCCCCCGCAGCGGCAAGCAAGGGTTTCACATAGGCGATCAGCTCCGCATCGTGGGCGCGATCTTCGTCGAGCCAGAAGATCGCCTGACACCCTTCGGCCTTCTGGCGGTCGATCGCCAGTTGTACCCAGTCCTCGATCGGGGCCTGGCGGGTGGAGGCGGAACGCCAGATGTCGCCAGCCTCGACCGTATGTTCGTGCAGAACATCACCGTTGGCGGCGCTCATGCGCACCGTCCCGTCATGGGGGATTTCGAAAGTGGTCGGGTGCGAGCCGTATTCCTCGGCCTTTTGCGCCATCAGGCCCACGTTTTGCACGGTGCCCACAGTGGCAGGGTCGATCGCGCCATTGGTCTTGCAGAAATTCACCGATTCCTCATAGACCGCCGCATAGGAGCTGTCAGGAATGACGCAATTTGCATCCGCTTCGGCCCCGTCCGGCCCCCAGCCTTTGCCGCCGGCACGGATCAGCGCGGGCATGGAGGCGTCGATGATCACATCGGAGGGGACGTGCAAATTGGTGATGCCCTTGTCGGAATTCACCATGTACATCGGGGGCTGCTGCTGCATCAGCGCATCCACTTTCGACAGGATTTCAGCACCTTGCGGCAAGTCCTTGATGCGGTCCAGCACCTCGCCCATACCGGAGTTTGCATCAATTCCGGCCGCAGCAAAAGCATCGCCATATTCGGCAAAGATCGGTTTCAGATAGGCTTTGACCGCATGACCAAAGATGATCGGGTCGGACACCTTCATCATCGTGGCTTTGAGGTGGATCGAGAACAACGTACCCTCTGCCTTGGTGGCCTCAATCTGTGCCTCGAGGAAAGCCGAGAGCGCCTTGGCAGACATGAAGGTGGCATCGACCACTGTGCCTGCCGGAAAATCAATGCCGTCTTTCAGCACTGTCACGGCACCATCCGCGCCGATCAGTTCGATCTTGGCAGGGCCTGCCTGCGCGGCACTCAGGGTCACGGATGTTTCATTGGATCGAAAGTCATTGGCGCTCATGGTGCTGACGCGGGTTTTGCTGTCTTTCGACCATGCGCCCATGGAATGCGGGTTGGATTGGGCGTAATTCTTCACGGCAACTGCGGCACGACGGTCCGAGTTTCCTTCGCGCAGCACCGGGTTGACTGCGGACCCCTTGATCGTGTCGTAGCGCGCGCGCGCGTCCTTGTCGGCCTCTGTCTGCGGGTTTTCCGGATAGTCCGGCACCGGGTATCCTTGCGCTTGCAGTTCCTCGATCGCAGCGACCAGTTGCGGGACCGAGGCGGAAATATTCGGCAGTTTGATGACATTGGCATCTGGTGTCTTCACCAGTTTACCCAGTTCCGCCAAATCATCGCTTTGGCGTTGATCGGCTGACAAATGCTCGGGGAATGCGGCGAGGATGCGCCCGGCGAGCGAGATATCCTTGACCCCCACCGAAACGCCGGCGGCGGCTGCGAACTTGCGGATGATCGGCAGAAGCGACGCGGATGCGAGCTGCGGTGCCTCGTCAACTTTGGTGTAGATGATGTCGGGAGTGGTTGTATCGGACATAGATTCCAAGCCTTTCATGTCAGTTGGCGTTGATTAACCGACCGTTCTGCGCAGGTCCACAGCGTGTTGCGGTAACAGAGCGGATACGCCGCACCCCATGGTATACAATTGAGCAATCGTGACGCCAGTCACAGCGGAATCGGCACGACTACTGCGCGGCCAGCGGGCGCGGCGCATCCGTCAGCGTCCCTGTTTGGCTTGCGTCCTGCGATTTTTGACGGCGGGCATAGAGCAGCGCAAACATCGGCGGGACGAAGTAGAACGAAACAACGGCGGACAGCAGAACACCCCCGGCAATCGCCACGGCAAAAGGTGGCCAGAACCCGCCGCCCGCCAGGATCAGCGGTAAAAACCCGCCAAAGGTCGTGATCGTCGTTGAGATAATGTGCCGACTGGACCCGGTGACGACTTGCGCCATGGCCTCAGTATCGCCCATCGCGGCGCGTGCGTTTCCCTTGAGGCCCGTTAGGATTATGATCGCGGCATTGATCGACACACCGATGGAGCCGATCACGCCGATGATTGCATTGATGCCAAAAGGAAATTGCATCACGGCAAGGGCCAGCATCGACAATCCGGCAGACAGGACGCACACGATCAGGGCCACCGCTGTCAGGCGGAACGAATTGAACGTCAGCGCAATCGTGGCAATCGTCAGTGTCACAATCAGCCCGACAGAGGCGAGCAGATTGCCAATCGTGTCTGACCGCGCATCGGAATCGCCGCCCAGTTCAATGCGGTAGCCGGCGGGGGTTTCGAAACCCGCAGCCTCAAGCGAGGCGAGCACGGATTGCAGCGCCTCTTCGGGTAAGACGCCGGGCACGATATAGGCCTGCACGGTGTTGACGCGTTCCCCGTTGCGCCGGGTTATGACGCTTTCTGCCGCCTCAACCACAGGGCGGGCCAGTTCCGACAGTGGCACCGCCGGGTAAAGCCCCTGCGCGGAAAGCTCAGCCGCATTTGGCATCAGAATCGGCAGGTCCGCCATGGCGGATATTTCGCCCTGCACGGCGTCAGTGAGGCGGACGCGGATCGGCATTTGGTCGGTGCCTTCGACCATACTGCCCCCCGTCACGCCAACCAAAGCGGCCTGAAGCTGCGCTGCAATATCGGTGACATTCAGCCCCAGCAGCCGTGCGGCGGTCTCATCAATCTCAAAGCGCAGTTGCGGCGCACCCCCCGTCACGCCGGAGCGGACCTGTGTCACAAGCGGCAAATCGGCCATCAGCGCGCGCGCCTGATCGCCCAGAGCGCGCAACACATCAAGATCCGGGCCGACCAGCCGGATTTCGACCGGGGCGGCAACGGGCGGGCCCTGAATGAGGTCGCGCACGATGATGCGGGCCTTGGGGTGCGCGCGGTTCAGGGCCTGTGCACCTCTGGCACCAACCGTTCAGCGGCGTAGGCGTCCGTGGTCTTGACCATGGCCTGCGCATATCCGGGCTCTGACGAGCGGCCACTGGTGATGTTGTAGTAAAACGCAGGGCCGGATTTTCCGATCGACCAGTAGACGCGATCAATGCCCTGTTGTGCCGCAAGACGCGCATCAATTGCCGCGGCTATCTCTGCCGTTTCAGAAATCGCCGTGCCGGGGGGCATTTCCACTTCGATATAAAACTGATCCCTCTGAACGCCGGGAAAGAACTGCGCGGTCAGCGTCGGGAAAGCGCCAAAGCCCATGGCTGGCAGGATCAGGGCCAGCGCAATGGATTTTACAGGGTGGGTGACGGACCATTGAATGGTCTTGTGAAACGCGCGGCCCAGCACGGGGATGGACAGGCCACTGCCCGTGCCACGTTTCATGAAACGACCGGCCAGTGCGGGCGTGACGGTCACGGCGACGAACAGCGACCAGATCAACATCAACACCACGGCAATCGCGATGGCGCCGACGAAATCACCCGCAGGCCCCGGCAGCAGGATCATCGGAGTGAAGGACAGCGCGGTCGTGACGGTCGATGCCAGCAGCGGTGCCGCCAACCGGCGCGTGGCGTCACCGACCGCATCTATCCGTTCCATCCCGCGGGCGAGACGCTGGCGTACTTCGTCGACCATCACGATGGCGGCGTCCACCAGGAGACCCAGTGCCACGATCAACCCGGTGACGGACATCTGGTGGATCGGCAGACCGAGAAAGTTCATGCTGGCCAGTGTCGCCAGAGACACAACCGGCAAGACCACCGCCACGATTGCTGCCGCCCGCACGCCAAGCGTTACAAACAACACGGCCACAACGAGGGAAACGCCGATGGCCATATTCATGCCGACCTCGGCCAGCCGGTCCGCGGTATAGGTGCTTTGATCAAACATCAGTGTTTCGGTGATGCCATAGGGCAGGGCGTCCTGGCCGCTTTGCAGTTCTTCGCGCACGAAAGACATCCAGCGGTCGATCTGCACGCCATCCTGCGCCAGAACACCCACCAGCACCGCCGGTCGCCCCAAGGCCAGCGCGAGTTCTTCGGGCGGGTCGGCGACGGTGCGCTTGATCTGCGCGATATCGGAGAGAACGACGCTGGCGCTGCCCTCATTCTCGCGCAGAACGACAGACC
Encoded here:
- a CDS encoding tripartite tricarboxylate transporter substrate binding protein — encoded protein: MTNRFTRRIALAMAATAALMTAAPAIAGDWKPQKPVEMVIMAGQGGGADRLARLFQSIIQKENLASMPILPVNKGGGSGAEALRYLKDKEGDNHVIMATLNSYYTTPLRTDIGVDIEEFTPVARMALDTFVLWVNADSDIKTLDDYVAAVKDAGGTWKMGGTGTGQEDSLVTAMLEKEFGIEVTYVPFKGGGDVAKNLVGGHIDSSVNNPSEALGFYNAGKVRPIAAFTPERISVFPDTPTMGELGHDLVYWMQRSFVAPKGMDPAAVAYYTKMFENLAASEEWQTYTQEKALMADFLTGDELQAYFIEERAKHADLLSSMNEGS
- a CDS encoding helix-turn-helix domain-containing protein, which gives rise to MSKTLVGPQLRQLRRSFNHTQAEMARQLGVSAAYINLLENNQRSLSVKMLMELTESYGIDWRSLVNDSEITHLADLRTAVRDPIFEGDTPDLQEMRAALDHAPKLVDLFLQLYRNHAKLRDNMRSVTAAGGVAEMMVTSPETAIYDFFRNHANYFSDLELAADSARSAVGGRQDDIYGNLKRHLKNAFGIEVEIMGVDKMPEALRIFAEDQGRVELSEALDQINRNFQLAHVLALVSCAGLLDKLSASAQIPTQKGQARCRVELANYFAAAFMMPYDDVLRVARDTQYDIDRIATTFGVSFEQACQRLTTLQRKGAQGVPFFFLRTDTSGNVTKRFNATAFTLAEQGGSCPVWNIHSAFISPGRIVAQMVELPDAGQFFTISRTSDRPVVSRHTPDRRRVVTLGCERAHVDQIGYAAPLNIEDRANIAKIGINCHICPRQACSERAHEPLHVNLPVDANRRGSTRYES
- a CDS encoding NADP-dependent isocitrate dehydrogenase, producing MSDTTTPDIIYTKVDEAPQLASASLLPIIRKFAAAAGVSVGVKDISLAGRILAAFPEHLSADQRQSDDLAELGKLVKTPDANVIKLPNISASVPQLVAAIEELQAQGYPVPDYPENPQTEADKDARARYDTIKGSAVNPVLREGNSDRRAAVAVKNYAQSNPHSMGAWSKDSKTRVSTMSANDFRSNETSVTLSAAQAGPAKIELIGADGAVTVLKDGIDFPAGTVVDATFMSAKALSAFLEAQIEATKAEGTLFSIHLKATMMKVSDPIIFGHAVKAYLKPIFAEYGDAFAAAGIDANSGMGEVLDRIKDLPQGAEILSKVDALMQQQPPMYMVNSDKGITNLHVPSDVIIDASMPALIRAGGKGWGPDGAEADANCVIPDSSYAAVYEESVNFCKTNGAIDPATVGTVQNVGLMAQKAEEYGSHPTTFEIPHDGTVRMSAANGDVLHEHTVEAGDIWRSASTRQAPIEDWVQLAIDRQKAEGCQAIFWLDEDRAHDAELIAYVKPLLAAAGATDKFQILAPREATRLSFETIAKGENSIAVTGNVLRDYLTDLFPILELGTSAKMLSIVKLMQGGGLFETGAGGSAPKHVQQLVEENHLRWDSLGEFCALGESLKFLADVKGNEKARVLGKAVDVATQGILDHNKSPGRRVGQPDNRDSHFYFALYWAQALAAQTDDAELAASFAPIAAALAENEAAIVADFAKVQGAPADIGGYFHTDDAKTAAVMRPSQVLNKILA
- a CDS encoding efflux RND transporter permease subunit produces the protein MRDLIQGPPVAAPVEIRLVGPDLDVLRALGDQARALMADLPLVTQVRSGVTGGAPQLRFEIDETAARLLGLNVTDIAAQLQAALVGVTGGSMVEGTDQMPIRVRLTDAVQGEISAMADLPILMPNAAELSAQGLYPAVPLSELARPVVEAAESVITRRNGERVNTVQAYIVPGVLPEEALQSVLASLEAAGFETPAGYRIELGGDSDARSDTIGNLLASVGLIVTLTIATIALTFNSFRLTAVALIVCVLSAGLSMLALAVMQFPFGINAIIGVIGSIGVSINAAIIILTGLKGNARAAMGDTEAMAQVVTGSSRHIISTTITTFGGFLPLILAGGGFWPPFAVAIAGGVLLSAVVSFYFVPPMFALLYARRQKSQDASQTGTLTDAPRPLAAQ
- a CDS encoding efflux RND transporter permease subunit, with translation METLTFRHPRLVALIILVLVSAGLSSFLSLGRQEDPTITNLFATITTPFPGADPARVETLVTAEIEEELREIAEVDVIESVSRSGVSVVSVELLQTLDEATIEQVWSEARDAVEDARRNFPAGVEASEFNAEGISAYSAVVAVTSDHDGVPLSILHDHAEALADRLRTIPSTRAVDLFGEPEDEIRVEVDPQQAVALGLTASDISARIAAADGKVQAGRLQNSDVDLTINISGEIERLDRLGSVVLRENEGSASVVLSDIAQIKRTVADPPEELALALGRPAVLVGVLAQDGVQIDRWMSFVREELQSGQDALPYGITETLMFDQSTYTADRLAEVGMNMAIGVSLVVAVLFVTLGVRAAAIVAVVLPVVSLATLASMNFLGLPIHQMSVTGLIVALGLLVDAAIVMVDEVRQRLARGMERIDAVGDATRRLAAPLLASTVTTALSFTPMILLPGPAGDFVGAIAIAVVLMLIWSLFVAVTVTPALAGRFMKRGTGSGLSIPVLGRAFHKTIQWSVTHPVKSIALALILPAMGFGAFPTLTAQFFPGVQRDQFYIEVEMPPGTAISETAEIAAAIDARLAAQQGIDRVYWSIGKSGPAFYYNITSGRSSEPGYAQAMVKTTDAYAAERLVPEVHRP